The DNA window ACTTTGTTATGGTCATGAAAACTGGATTATTTTTCCCTTGAGAGAATGGTGATGACGACGATGATGGTGATGAGGAATAGTCTCCAACAGCATAGGCGCCTGCCAGGTCCATGATGACATGCCAATTTACATATTGTGTTCTCCAGCATGAATATATCCAATGATTCTGTTGATGGTTACGGTGCGAACCTGGAGCCCCTTCAGCACTTTACACAGATGTACCCTTTCATCAAAGGCATTTTGGTTAGCAGTACCTTGAATAGGCCTACAACCTTGTGTATCCTGAAAAGAAACAGTGTACACTGTGTCAAGTTAACTTTATCTCTATTTGGTTACACACAGTTGACATACAAATTTCTATATTTGGTTCGGAGATATTGTAGTGACCATTAATTCCACCACCCACATCCCAATGTAATCCCTGCTAACTTTAGACTGAGTACGTGAAAGGCCTCTTCATGATAGTCAAGATTGCTTTTGAAAATCTCTTACCTGCTGAGAGGACCAGACTCCCAACAAAGACGAGGAGAAGCAGTTCTGTTTAAAAAACGAAAGCAAATGAAAGGGTGAGAGAAGAGGCCATATATGTCAGTAGACTTGTGTATCCTAAACCTGCAGCTACAGTGACTTTCGTATACAAAACTGGTTGTGTTAGAAATATCTCAAAAGGCTATTTTTTAGGTCATGTCCTCTCCATGCCAGTATTTTGGCATAGTTATTCCCAGATTTTACCTCCTTAATCTCTCCGAGGTTCTGCAGCACATTGGGCCCAAGCAGTTTAGGGTCAATAGCTTGTAACATGTCGCTATAACAACGCAGATCCTCCTCAATGTTCCTCAGACACTTGTCCTATGTGATATACAAGAGAAATGACTTGTAAAAAAGTTACCAATACAGGCAGACAGTGTGTTAGATTTGCCCCCTTTAGACTGGAAATAAACATGCCATTTCTTATGGGAAAAACTGTTGCTCTGGGCAACAACAGTAATATGTAACTTATAGACAATAGCAAATAGCCTACCTGATCAAACGTTACATTTGTCACTCTGGAACATGTTGAGTGCTGTTGAGTGCTTTTGGTCTATAAAACAAAGTATAGATTATTCAGCAAAGGCTTTTAACATTGATCTTATATAGCCTTATATAGGGAAATTCACATTATTGTCTGAAAAAATTGAATACAGATCACAGAATGTGGTTATTTTTTTACCTTTGGCGCACACACTTGCACTGTCTGTGTTCTCGTGTTCAACTCCATACCCTGGTCCGTGCAGTTTATTCCTTTGAACAGGTGTTCCTAGTATTGATACGAATTTCAGGAATAGGCTACAGATATTCATTAAATAAAAAGTCTACCATCAAGAACAGTATTGGAAAATGTGCCTGTGTCTCACCTGTGCAAGCGCCTCCGTGATGTTCCAAAGTAGTGTTTGCGCAGTAGTAAGACAGTTGTCAGTTATCGGGCGGCTGCGCGACACCACTGGGCTGGACATATTCACGTGCCAGAGAGAACAAGTGAGCGCGACCAAGAGCAGCCAAGTGGCAAAATCTGACAGGTTCAAGAACAACGTAGAACAAAGACTTAAAACTTAAACTTTCTATACAAATACATTTGTCAATAATATGCCAATCATTTTTAGATGATTTTGCAGTATTCTCATGCAGGAAAAAAATATTCTCAGATAACCTGACCTATTCTAACTTTAAGCAAATAATAAATAGGCTACTTATTTTAAAACAATACTTTTGTTAGAAGAGAAAGAGATATAGGCTATAGATTACTCACAAAGCTTGGCGTTTGGCATCATGGTAATAACAATGTTTATCCTTGGTTTATCCTAATGCTTTTGTGTGTCTTGCTTCATCTCCCAGTGTTTTTATACTTTCCTGAGCAGGGAATTCCCTACCACAATAaaaatgcttgaaaatataaattGAAAGTAAATCAGGTAACAATGTCACAGTGTGTAATTTTCCTAGATGCCAGCGATATCAATAATGAAACGTTTTCCCAGAGTGGAAGTGGAATTTACATTAACTGGAGTTGAGTTGATTGTATTAGATGTTTTGTTAGTGGCCACTATAACCATAGCAGTTTCTCACAGTTTGGTAGAAAACATGTGGTCACCTCTGCTCTCTAGTGGTTGGCTAGGCCTAGGTCTAGGTAATGATTCACTATGGGCTTTCACTATGGCCAAAACTCAATTACATAAGTGTTTGGAGCATTGTAGTGCAACATGAGAAAGTAGGGAAGAAACTGCCTGTTTTGCACACACAGGCAACAGTCACTTGCCTATATTCAGATATGTCATAGCATTAATGCCAATTTAATTATGTAATTGTTAACACCCGTAGAAGAAAACAACTAGTAGGCTACCCTAACATTGTCCAATTTTTAGTTTGGTTTGTATTTATAGGTTTTATgtgtttatatatacactgctcaaaaaaataaagggaacacttaaacaacacatcctagatctgaatgaaagaaataatattattaaatacttttttctttacatagttgaatgtgctgacaagaaaatcacacaaaaataatcaatggaaatccaatttatcaacccatggaggtctggatttggagtcacactcaaaattaaagtggaaaaccacactacaggctgatccaactttgatgtaatgtccttaaaacaagtcaaaatgaggctcagtagtgtgtgtggcctccacgtgcctgaatgacctccctacaacgcctgggcatgctcctgatgaggtggtggatggtctcctgagggatctcctctcagacctggactaaagcatccgccaactcctggacagtctgtggtgaaaCGTggggttggtggatggagcgagacatgatgtcccagatgtgctcaattggattcaggtctggggaacgggcgggccagtccatagcatcaatgccttcctcttgcaggaactgctgacacactccagccacatgaggtctagcattgtcttgcattaggaggaacccagggccaaccgcaccagcatatggtctcacaaggggtctgaggatctcatctcggtacctaatggcagtcaggctacctctggcgagcacatggagggctgtgcggccccccaaagaaatgcaaccccacaccatgactgacccaccgccaaaccggtcatgctggaggatgttgcaggcagccgaatgttctccacggcgtctccagactctgtcacgtctgtcacgtgctcagtgtgaacctgctttcatctgtgaagagcacagggcgccagtggcgaatttgccaatcttggtgttctctggcaaatgccaaacgtcttgcacggtgttgggctgtaagcacaacccccacctgtggacgtcgggccctcataccaccctcatggagtctgtttctgaccgtttgagcagacacatgcacatttgtggcctgctggaggtcattttgcagggctctggcagtgctcctcctgctcctccttgctcaaaggcggaggtagcggtcctgctgctgggttgttgccctcctacggcctcctccatttctcctgatgtactggcctgtctcctggtagcgcctccatgctctggacactacgctgacagacacagcaaaccttcttgccacagctcgcattgatgtgccatcctggatgagctgcactacctgagccacttgtgtgggttgtagactccgtctcatgctaccactagagtgaaagcaccgccagcattcaaaagtgaccaaaacatcagccaggaagcataggaactgagaagtggtctgtggtccccacctgcagaaccactcctttattgggggtgtcttgctaattgcctataatttccaccagttgtctattccatttgcccaacagcatgtgaaatgtattgtcagtcagtgttgcttcgtatgtggacagtttgatttcacagaagtgggattgacttggagttacattgtgttgtttaagtgttccctttatttttttgagcagtgtatatttataaGGCACATGTAGGCTAATGTAGCCTTCTTAGGTCCCTCAAGCATCCTTCTGtacaattcattcattcatttggaCTGTCTCATCTACTGTCAGTTAGATCTGGTTCAGATGGGTATCAATACTGACCATAACAACACAACAATGAACTAATAAAGACACGCAAACACTTCAAACGTTTATCTCTAATTTTAATCTCTGTACACAAAACGTTTTCAGAATGCAGCATAATACAGTTGAAGGACCTTAGTATAATACGACTgagaataataacaacaaaaagaGCTGCTGGAAAATGACATTCTCTAAATGCTGAAGATGGACTAATCATACTGAACAAAGATGTCATCTTGAACCAGGCCACAAGGCATCCAAGTCTCTTTCCAGCTCAGCAACGGTTTTTTATTTAGCCCAGACCGACCAGCTATCACTTTACCATTGTCAAGAACAGTCAGCTCAGACATCTTTAGTTCTTAACCATTGAGATTGGACTCTGTCAATAATATTTTGTCTTAAAATACATTGTTTTTCTGTGGAGTAGCATTTGGGTCACAAAGCAGGGATCGAATTACATACTGACCTTTGGTGGCGCCCTAAAAATATGTTAATATTTTGAACATATGGGTGTCAATATTAGTTAAGCACCCCCATTACTTGAACTCTGCCACAAAAAACACCAAAAGGACTCGTATCTTCCATTTAATTTAAAGTGCAGACAAAAATAAGGTCATtgcaatctgtctgtaaacatttgtcaAAATCAAGGGTCAACCAGTAAAGCTTCAAAACATCAGAGTGTTTAAACAGTTGGAATTATGCAACAACAGCTGTACTACATCCATTTGTGTGTCTAAATTATTCATACAAGATCTGTGTAGTTGCCACAATGTTTATACACTGGGAAGCCTAGGAGCTAATTCCTTACCAACAGCACAAACAGCTATGTGTGTTTAGTATTCTACAAAGCACCACGACTGGCTGAGCGGGGCAACAAACAGAACTCTAGTCATCTTCTGTGATCAAACTGTCACTATGACACATGGTTTATGACTGGGGCCCGGAGTTTTGCCTGAACACTTAAAACTCAGGACATTGTATGACTCCCGGTTGGGTTTGGTCCCTCTGTAGCCATGGACAACAACCCTCGTTCTGGAGAGCTAAAGCATgtacaggcttttgttccagcccagcactaaaacAACCCTGAATCAACAAATTGCCTAGTCATCAAAGGTATTAATCAGTTATATCTGGTGTGAAAGTGCTGACCTGGAACAAAACCCTGCAAGCCTTATtggtctccaggaccagggttgttgACCAGTGCTCTGAGTTGGTTGTGGCTGTCATGTGACGTAGGTGATGATGGGGACAGGTGACCATGGGTTTTATTTGGAGAGGGTTTTCTCTGCCATGTGTCTCTGCTGGCTCTGAGCATGCCTGTGACAAGAAAGAACAACAAATAACAGTTACATTAAAGAATGCATGAAAAATCATCATTAGATCCTTTAAAAAAAAGACTAGTTTGTTTTCAGAAGATTGTATTTTAGCTGAGACTTTCCATGGCACTTGACCTCCAGAACTAAGGTTACTACAGAGACCTAATGGTGGTGCTATTAGTGGTGTTGGTgcgcaagtgtgtgtgtatgtgtgtgtgtgtgtgtgtgtgtgtgtgtgtgtgtgtgtgtatgtgtgtgctttaatgcatgtacagtatgtgtgtgtgcttctatGTTCACAGTACTGTACAATATGATCGTCACCTGGTCAGGTCCTCTATGTCCACCAGCATAGCATCCTGCTCCACATGGAGCTCATCTCTGATCAGCAGCAGCTGCACCAGCTCCTCATTCAGGCCTGCAACGTCACCACAACGTTATCTTAACATCCTCATAGCCCCTGGAACAACAGAGTTATGATGTTGGTGATGAAAGGTAGATTGGGTGTGTACCACAGGTGGCTGGggccaccttaattggggaggacgggctcatagtaatggctggaatggaattaatggaatagTATCGAACACATGCTTTCTATGGgttttaataccattccattattccattccagacattattatgagccgtccccCTCTCACCAGCCTCCGGTGGTGCATGTGCATACGTACGTGTGTGTACTCACTCTGTATCTGCGAGTGCAGATCGTTGGTGATGACCTGAAGCTGGCCCAGGCTCATGTCCCTCATGTCTCCCCTCCTCAGACTCCTCTTCATCAGACCCTCGCTGATATGGGGCAGGTGGGGCAGCTGCACACAAACAGACATGGGGACAACGTTAGAACATTAACTAGACAAGCAGGGGAACATTAGGTACAGTCATGTTTAGAGAGAAGCAATTTTGTTaagttactgccttattctaaaatggattaaataaaaaaaatcctcaatctactataccccataatgaaaaagcaaaacagttttttaggaatttttgcaattaaaaataataataataacagaaataccttatttacataaatattcagaccctttgctatgggactcgaaattgagctcaggtgcatcctgtgtccattgatcatccttgagatgtttctacaacttgattggagtccacctgtggtaaattcaattgattggacatgattttgaaaggcacacagctgtcaatataaggtcccagagttgacagttaatttcagagcaaaaatcaagacatgaggtcgaaggaattgtccgtagatctcagagacaggattgtgtcgaggcacagatctggggaaggatatcaaaacatttctgcagcattgaaggtccccaagaacacactggcctccatcattcttaaatgcaagaagtttggaaccaccaagatttttcctagagctgaccacccggccaaactgagcaattggggaagggaggtgaccaagaacccgatggtcactctgacagagcatcagagttcctctgtggagatgggcgaaccttccagaaggacaaccatctctgcagcactccaccaatcaggcctttatggtagagtggccagattgaagccactcctcagtaaaaggcacatgacagcctgcttggagtttgccaaaaggcacttaaaggactctcagaccatgagaaacaagattctcctgtctgatgaaaccaagattgaactctttggcctgaatgccaagcgtcacgtctgaaggaaacctatCATCATCcctatagtgaagcatggtggtggcagcatcatgctgtggggatgtttttcagtggcaggtactgggagactaatcaggatcaaaggaaagatgaacggagcaaagtacagagagatccttaatgaaaacctgctcaggacctcagaatggggcgaaggttcgccttccaacagaATAACAACcctccctaagcacacagctaagacaacgcaggagtggctttgggacaagtctctgaatgtccttgagtggcccagccagagtctggacttgatcccgatcgaagatctctggagagacctggaaatagatGTGAAgcgaccctccccatccaacctgacagagcttgagaggatctgcagagaagaatgggagaaactccccaagtacaggtgtgccaagcttgtagcgtcatacccaagaagactcaaggctgtaatcgctgcaaaaggtgcttcaacaaagtactgagtacagggtctgaatacttatgtaaatgtgatatttcagtgaaatgttttttttgtttcttttaaatcgcacaaatttctaaaatgtaacaaaatgtggaaaaagtgaatgtgtctgaatactttttgaatgcactgtatttgggCCTTTGGGGTTAGGGTGATTACAGTgctttcaaaaagtattcacgcccccaactttttccacattgtttgtGTTAAAATGtgggattgaagtggatttaattgtctttttttgtcaTCAATAATACGCACAAAATTCTCTAATGtcaaagagctttgcacacctggattgcacaatatttgcacatcatttttcacattatttaaattcttcaagctctgtcaagttagttgttgatcattactaaacagccattttcaagtcttgccatagattttcaaaccgatttaagtcacaactgtaactagggcactcaggaacattcaatgtcatcttggtaagcaactccagtgtatatttgaccttgtgttttaggttattgtgctgctgaaaggtgaatgtctcccagtgtctgttggaaagcagactgaaccaggttttcctctaggattttgcctgtggttAGCTATATTCCATTTCTAAaatactccctagtccttgctgatgacaagcatacccataacattatgcagccaccagaatgcttgaaaatatgaagagcgatactcagtgatgtgttgtgttggatttgccccaaacataatgctttgtattcaggacattaagtcaatttctttgccacattttctgcagTTTTACCTTTGTGCCTTATTGcacacaggatgcatgtttttgaatatttttttccagtccaggtttccttcttttcactctgtcatttaggttaatattgtggagtaactaaaatgttgttgtttcatcctcagtttttttcccatcacagccatttaaaacatgtaactgttttaaagtcaccattgtcctcatggtgaaatccctaagtggtttccttcctctctggcaacggagttaggaaggacgtctgtatctttgtagtgactgtgtgtattcatacaccatccaaagtgtaatgaataatttcaccatgatcaaagatattcaatgtctgatttttattttattttttactcatctaccaataggtgcccttctttgcaaggcattggaaaacctattgtctttgtggttgaatctgttttaaattcactgctcgactgagggaccttacagataattgtatgcgtgtggcacagagatgaggtagtcataaaaaaaatatgttaaacactattattgcacacagagtgagtccatgcaacttattatgtgacttgttaagcacatttttactcctgaacttatttaggcttgctataataAAGGGGTtgtatacttattgactcaagacattttagctttcgatttttaatgaattggtaaaaaaaaaaaaaaacataattccattttgactttatggggtattgtgtgtaggacagtgacacaacatctcaatttaatccattttaaattcaggctgtaacacaacaaaatgtggaaaatgtcaaggggtgtgaataatttctgaaggcaatgtatatgCAAATAATTCAATCCTTTCTGTTATCCTGATCTTAGAGCAGTTTCTTTAGACCGGGGCAAGTTAAATGCCATCATCTCACTATTGTTTGTTTAGGTACTGACACACACATAAAGAGTTCAGTAAAACTCCAGTCAGGGGGGAATTCACTCGGTCTGACACACAATGACTGTATGGTCGTACTTACAACTCATTCACCACAATCTTAGGGCGGGGAAAATATAAAAATTACACTACTTCTAGGTAGCTACCAATTTCTTAGAAGTGCTAAAGCTTGTTCCAAAAAAGCACTAAGTCGACTGTTTATTCCAGTAAATTACTAGGTCGACTGTTTATTCCAGTAAATTACTAGGTCGACTGTTTATTCCAGTAAATTACTAGGTCGACTGTTTATTCCAGTAAATTACTAAATCGACTGTTTATTCCAGTAAATTACTAAATCGACTGTTTATTCTAGTAAATTACTAGGTCGACTGTTTATTCCAGTAAATTACTAGGTCGACTGTTTATTCCAGTAAATTACTAGGTCGACTGTTTATTCCAGTAAATTGCTAAATTGACTGTTTATTCCAGTAAATTACTAAATTGACTGTTTATTCCAGTAAATTACTAGGTCGACTGTTTATTCCAGTAAATTACTAAATTGACTGTTTATTCCAGTAAATTACTAAATTGACTGTTTATTCCAGTAAATTACTAAGTCGACTGTTTATTCCAGTAAATTACTAAATTGACTGTTTATTCCAGTAAATTACTAGGTCGACTGTTTATTCCAGTAAATTACTAGGTCGACTGTTTATTCCAGTAAATTACTAGGTCGACTGTTTATTCCAGTAAATTACTAAGTCGACTGTTTATTCCAGTAAATTACTAAATTGACTGTTTATTCCAGTAAATTACTAAATTGACTGTTTATTCCAGTAAATTACTAGGTCGACTGTTTATTCCAGTAAATTACTAGGTCGACTGTTTATTCCAGAAAATTACTAAATTGACTGTTTATTCCAGTAAATTACTGAATTTACTGTTTATTCCAGTAAATTACTAGGTCGACTGTTTATTCCAGTAAATTACTAAATTGACTGTTTATTCCAGTAAATTACTAAATTGACTGTTTATTCCAGTAAATTACTAGGTCGACTGTTTATTCCAGTAAATTACTAGGTCGACTGTTTATTCCAGAAAATTACTAAATTGACTGTTTATTCCAGTAAATTACTGAATTGA is part of the Salmo trutta chromosome 31, fSalTru1.1, whole genome shotgun sequence genome and encodes:
- the LOC115169258 gene encoding interleukin-12 subunit alpha: MMPNAKLYFATWLLLVALTCSLWHVNMSSPVVSRSRPITDNCLTTAQTLLWNITEALAQEHLFKGINCTDQGMELNTRTQTVQVCAPKTKSTQQHSTCSRVTNVTFDQDKCLRNIEEDLRCYSDMLQAIDPKLLGPNVLQNLGEIKENCFSSSLLGVWSSQQDTQGCRPIQGTANQNAFDERVHLCKVLKGLQVRTVTINRIIGYIHAGEHNM